AACATGATGCGTTCCTGTTCCAGAAAGTCCGCTTCCTGCTGGACACCACCTCCGGATTTATTAATACTGAACAGAATGACACCATTCGTCGCTTCTCGATTTTACCGAGTATGCTGGCACCTCCGATGCTGATTGCCAGTATCTACGGCATGAACACCGATGTACTGCCTTTCGCTCAAGGAACGATGAGCTTTGTGATGGTCAGCATCATTCTGATTGGTTTTCTGATTGGCCCATTAATTTACTTTAGATGGAAGAAGTGGATTTAAAGGACGTTGCAATCCTCTCTCCCTATGGGAGAGAATTAGAGAGAAGGTTATGAATAATTTACCTCTCCCTAGCCCTCTCCTATCAGGAGAGGGAACCTCATACATTCAATTCTATAAAAATAAAAAAGCACCCATCGGTGCTTTTTTTAATTGATGATCTGCAAATCATCCTGCAAATGACAGGCTTGAATGATCTTCATCATTTTTACAGGCACTGCCTTAAACTGAAGTCCCTGCGCCTGTGGGGTCTGACGTAACCAACGCACTAGAACCGCCAGGGCCAAGGTACTGCCATGTTCCAGTGCGGCCAGATTCACCACCAGCGGAAACTGGCTTTGTGCCTGAATCACGCGCAGACCTTTTTGATAATAGTCCTGCGCATTTTCATAATTAATTTGACCTGACACCTGCAATTCCTGATCATTGAATTGGATCACAGCTCACCTATCTTGTTATTTCTTGTCAATTGCCGCTTCTGCATCCGGCTTGAAGTTGGCAATGGCCTTATCCAGATTACCGCCATTACGTTTTACAGTGGCCGCAAACTGGTTACGGAACTGAAGACCCAGATCAATACCAGAAACGTTGATGTTACGGATTTTCCATTGCGAACCTTTATCCACCAGCTGGAAAGCCACCGGAATTTTCTCGCCATTGTTATTAAAATCAATCGTCACCACCGGGTTTTTGCTATTGCTGGCTTTGTATGGACGGATGTTATAGGTCTGATTACTGAACTTCGAGAACGCCGTACCATAATTCACGATTAAAGTTTCACGGAAATTCTTCTCAAACTGCGCACGCTGCGCCGCAGTACTGTACTGGTTGGTTGCATAAGTTCCCATCACAATACGGGTGAAAGACTGTGAATCAATATACGGATCAAGATTTTGACGGATAATCGTTTTTACCAACGCAGGATTATTCTGCAATTTGGCATGATCAGCTTTGAGGCGTTCAATCAAGCCATCTGCCACTTTTTTGATAAATGCAGGCGGCGTTTCAGACGGTGCAGCAAACACAGTACCGGTCATCATGGTGGAAAGAATGCTCACGGCAAGCGTTTGTTTTACTAGAGTCTTCACTCGAATCTCCTCAA
The nucleotide sequence above comes from Acinetobacter sp. 10FS3-1. Encoded proteins:
- a CDS encoding STAS domain-containing protein; the protein is MIQFNDQELQVSGQINYENAQDYYQKGLRVIQAQSQFPLVVNLAALEHGSTLALAVLVRWLRQTPQAQGLQFKAVPVKMMKIIQACHLQDDLQIIN
- a CDS encoding MlaC/ttg2D family ABC transporter substrate-binding protein: MKTLVKQTLAVSILSTMMTGTVFAAPSETPPAFIKKVADGLIERLKADHAKLQNNPALVKTIIRQNLDPYIDSQSFTRIVMGTYATNQYSTAAQRAQFEKNFRETLIVNYGTAFSKFSNQTYNIRPYKASNSKNPVVTIDFNNNGEKIPVAFQLVDKGSQWKIRNINVSGIDLGLQFRNQFAATVKRNGGNLDKAIANFKPDAEAAIDKK